A genomic region of Rhizobium sp. NXC24 contains the following coding sequences:
- a CDS encoding DUF1656 domain-containing protein: MPAEFDLYGVYIPRLLVLMLVTLFAVIILRRLLAWIGAYTLVWHRGLFDLALYVLLLGAVSSVSRWYFT, translated from the coding sequence ATGCCCGCAGAATTCGATCTCTATGGCGTCTACATCCCACGCCTTCTCGTTCTCATGCTCGTGACGCTGTTTGCCGTCATCATTCTTCGACGCCTGCTCGCATGGATCGGAGCCTACACTCTGGTCTGGCATCGCGGTCTTTTCGATCTCGCGCTTTACGTCTTGCTGCTCGGCGCCGTCTCCTCTGTCTCTCGTTGGTATTTTACATGA
- a CDS encoding HlyD family secretion protein, producing MNAFKLIGRVAVTLIFVVAAVYVGRQLWGHYMDEPWTRDARLRADVVGIAPDVSGLVSDVLVKDNQSVKKGDVLFRVDRDRFAIALEQADAALASSKAALDQARRESQRQERLGDAASLQQKEQAQTTEQQAEASLRQATANRELAQLNLDRSEVRATVNGTISNLTLRPGDYVSAGTAKVALIDTDSLRVEGYFEETKLPRIHVGDEVSIHLMGQVEKLTGHVDSIAYGIEDRERTSGSLLANITPTFSWVRLAQRVPVRIALDKVPDGTKLIAGLTATVEVSQQQSKVALGSAIE from the coding sequence ATGAACGCGTTCAAACTCATCGGCCGTGTGGCCGTCACTCTCATCTTCGTCGTTGCCGCCGTCTATGTCGGCCGCCAGCTCTGGGGCCATTACATGGACGAACCCTGGACGCGCGATGCGCGCCTGAGGGCTGATGTCGTCGGTATTGCGCCCGATGTTTCCGGCTTGGTGAGCGATGTGCTCGTCAAGGACAACCAGTCCGTCAAGAAGGGCGATGTCCTTTTCCGTGTCGATCGCGATCGTTTCGCTATCGCTCTCGAGCAGGCGGATGCTGCGCTCGCCAGCAGCAAAGCGGCTCTCGATCAGGCCCGCCGCGAAAGCCAGCGCCAGGAACGCCTCGGCGATGCCGCTTCCCTGCAGCAGAAGGAGCAGGCGCAGACCACCGAGCAGCAGGCCGAAGCCTCTCTCCGGCAGGCAACCGCAAATCGCGAACTCGCTCAGTTAAACCTCGACCGTTCCGAGGTCCGCGCTACTGTCAATGGTACGATCTCGAACCTCACCCTGCGCCCAGGTGACTATGTCTCTGCCGGCACCGCCAAGGTAGCGTTGATCGACACCGATTCCCTGCGCGTCGAAGGCTATTTCGAAGAAACCAAGCTGCCGCGCATCCATGTCGGCGACGAAGTTTCCATTCATCTGATGGGGCAGGTCGAGAAGCTGACAGGCCATGTCGACAGCATCGCCTATGGAATCGAGGATCGCGAACGCACCTCGGGCAGCTTGCTCGCCAATATTACCCCGACCTTTAGTTGGGTCCGCTTGGCACAGCGCGTACCCGTGCGCATCGCTCTCGACAAGGTGCCTGACGGCACGAAGCTGATCGCTGGCCTGACGGCGACGGTGGAGGTTTCGCAGCAGCAAAGCAAGGTCGCCCTCGGGTCGGCCATCGAATAA
- the msrQ gene encoding protein-methionine-sulfoxide reductase heme-binding subunit MsrQ: protein MMALSLALPKRWQPASVWALYVVGLIPAAWEFYLGATDQLGADAVKTFELFLGLWAIRFLLLTLAVTPARDLFGWNYLRYRRALGLLCFYYVLMHLAVYMVLDQALDVQAVINDVLKRPFIMFGMAGLVMLLALAVTSNNFSIKRLGKKWIWLHRLVYIIAACGALHFALSTKVLSLEQYIYIGLLMAMILYRSYRPIMMEKRRAARTPAALSRSKAA, encoded by the coding sequence CTGATGGCTCTTTCCCTCGCCTTGCCCAAACGCTGGCAACCTGCTTCCGTCTGGGCGCTTTACGTCGTCGGCCTGATACCGGCCGCATGGGAATTCTATCTCGGCGCCACGGACCAGCTCGGCGCCGACGCGGTCAAGACTTTCGAGCTCTTCCTTGGACTCTGGGCAATCCGCTTCCTGCTCTTGACACTCGCCGTCACCCCGGCGCGCGATCTGTTCGGCTGGAACTACCTGCGCTACCGCCGGGCGCTCGGCCTGCTCTGTTTCTACTACGTGCTGATGCATCTGGCGGTCTACATGGTCCTCGACCAGGCGCTCGACGTGCAGGCTGTCATCAACGACGTGCTGAAGCGGCCTTTCATCATGTTCGGCATGGCCGGGCTGGTGATGCTGCTGGCACTGGCCGTGACCTCCAACAATTTTTCCATCAAGCGTTTGGGCAAGAAATGGATCTGGCTGCATCGGCTGGTCTATATCATCGCCGCCTGCGGCGCGCTGCATTTCGCGCTGTCGACCAAGGTGCTCTCGCTGGAGCAATATATCTATATCGGCCTGCTGATGGCGATGATCCTCTATCGGTCGTATCGCCCGATCATGATGGAGAAGCGCAGAGCGGCGCGGACACCGGCCGCGCTTTCCCGCTCCAAAGCAGCTTAA
- the msrP gene encoding protein-methionine-sulfoxide reductase catalytic subunit MsrP, with protein sequence MPSYRPPKIASSEITPRSVYLKRREFLTAAAAGIGMAAIGSKTAMAEALTATKSNYTVDEKLTPIKDVTTYNNFYEFGLDKSDPANLSSKFKPRPWTVKVDGMVGKPGTFDIDALIKEFPPEERVYRMRCVEAWSMVIPWDGFPLSALLDKVEPLGSAKFVAFETVVRPEEMPGQSGVFQSLNWPYVEGLRLDEARNPLTLLAVGLYGETLPNQNGAPIRLVVPWKYGFKGIKSIVRITLTDKQPLNTWQATNSQEYGFYANVNPAVDHPRWSQATERRIGEGGFFGANRHPTLPFNGYADQVASLYAGMDLRANF encoded by the coding sequence ATGCCTTCCTATCGCCCGCCGAAGATCGCCTCTTCCGAGATCACGCCGCGCTCGGTGTATCTCAAGCGCCGCGAATTCCTGACGGCAGCGGCCGCCGGTATCGGCATGGCGGCCATCGGCAGCAAGACCGCAATGGCCGAGGCGCTGACAGCGACCAAAAGCAACTATACGGTCGACGAGAAGCTGACGCCAATCAAGGATGTCACCACCTACAATAATTTCTACGAATTCGGTCTCGACAAGTCCGACCCGGCCAACCTCTCCAGCAAGTTCAAGCCACGGCCCTGGACCGTCAAGGTCGATGGCATGGTCGGCAAGCCCGGCACATTCGATATCGACGCGCTGATCAAGGAATTTCCGCCGGAAGAACGCGTCTACCGCATGCGCTGCGTCGAGGCCTGGTCGATGGTCATTCCCTGGGACGGCTTTCCTCTTTCCGCACTGCTCGACAAAGTCGAGCCGCTCGGCAGCGCCAAATTCGTCGCCTTCGAGACGGTTGTGCGGCCGGAAGAGATGCCGGGGCAGTCAGGCGTTTTCCAGTCCCTCAACTGGCCCTATGTCGAAGGCCTGCGGCTCGATGAAGCGCGTAATCCGCTGACGCTGCTCGCCGTAGGTCTCTATGGCGAGACACTGCCGAACCAGAACGGCGCTCCGATCCGTTTGGTCGTGCCATGGAAATACGGCTTCAAGGGCATCAAGTCGATTGTGCGCATCACGCTCACCGACAAGCAGCCGCTGAACACCTGGCAGGCGACCAACAGCCAGGAATATGGCTTCTATGCCAACGTCAATCCGGCGGTCGATCATCCGCGCTGGAGCCAGGCGACCGAACGCCGCATCGGCGAAGGCGGCTTCTTCGGCGCCAACCGCCACCCCACCCTGCCCTTCAACGGCTATGCCGATCAGGTCGCAAGCCTTTATGCCGGCATGGACTTGAGGGCGAATTTCTGA
- the ilvD gene encoding dihydroxy-acid dehydratase, which produces MPAYRSRTTTHGRNMAGARGLWRATGMKDSDFGKPIIAVVNSFTQFVPGHVHLKDLGQLVAREIEAAGGVAKEFNTIAVDDGIAMGHDGMLYSLPSRELIADSVEYMVNAHCADAMVCISNCDKITPGMLMASLRLNIPTVFVSGGPMEAGKVVLHGKKHALDLVDAMVAAADDKISDEDVQVIERSACPTCGSCSGMFTANSMNCLTEALGLSLPGNGSTLATHADRKRLFVEAGHLIVDLARRYYEQEDASVLPRTVASKQAFENAMALDIAMGGSTNTVLHILAAAHEGEVDFTMADIDALSRRVPCLSKVAPAKSDVHMEDVHRAGGIMSILGELDKGGLINRDCPTVHAETLGDAIDRWDITRTNSESVREFFRAAPGGIPTQVAFSQNARWEELDTDRQNGVIRSVEHPFSKDGGLAVLKGNLALDGCIVKTAGVDESILKFSGPARVFESQDASVKAILSNEIKAGDVVVIRYEGPKGGPGMQEMLYPTSYLKSKGLGKACALITDGRFSGGTSGLSIGHVSPEAANGGMIGLVREGDMIDIDIPSRTISLRVDDKELAARREAQNASGWHPVEARKRNVTTALKAYAAFATSADRGAVRDLGGK; this is translated from the coding sequence ATGCCAGCTTATCGTTCCAGAACCACGACCCATGGCCGCAATATGGCGGGTGCGCGCGGCCTTTGGCGCGCGACGGGTATGAAGGACAGCGATTTCGGCAAGCCCATCATTGCGGTGGTGAACTCCTTCACCCAGTTCGTGCCAGGCCACGTCCACCTCAAGGATCTCGGCCAGCTCGTCGCGCGCGAAATCGAAGCTGCCGGCGGTGTCGCCAAGGAATTCAACACGATCGCCGTCGATGACGGTATCGCCATGGGCCATGACGGCATGCTCTATTCGCTGCCTTCGCGCGAGCTGATCGCCGACAGCGTCGAATATATGGTCAATGCTCATTGCGCCGACGCCATGGTCTGCATCTCCAATTGCGACAAGATCACCCCCGGCATGCTGATGGCCTCGCTGCGCCTCAACATCCCGACTGTTTTCGTCTCCGGCGGCCCGATGGAAGCCGGCAAGGTGGTCCTGCACGGCAAGAAGCATGCGCTCGATCTGGTCGACGCCATGGTTGCCGCTGCCGATGACAAGATCAGCGACGAAGATGTGCAGGTTATCGAACGCTCGGCCTGTCCGACCTGCGGCTCCTGCTCGGGCATGTTTACCGCCAATTCGATGAACTGCCTGACGGAAGCGCTTGGTTTGTCGCTGCCCGGCAACGGCTCGACGCTCGCCACCCATGCCGACCGCAAGCGTCTCTTCGTCGAGGCCGGCCATCTGATCGTCGATCTCGCCCGGCGCTATTACGAGCAGGAGGATGCTTCCGTCCTGCCGCGCACCGTCGCTTCGAAGCAGGCCTTCGAGAACGCCATGGCGCTCGATATTGCCATGGGCGGCTCCACCAACACGGTTCTGCATATTCTCGCGGCCGCGCATGAAGGCGAAGTCGATTTCACCATGGCTGACATCGATGCGTTGTCGCGCCGCGTGCCTTGTCTGTCGAAGGTTGCACCGGCCAAGAGCGACGTTCACATGGAAGATGTGCACCGTGCCGGCGGCATCATGTCGATCCTCGGCGAACTCGACAAGGGCGGCCTCATCAACCGCGATTGCCCGACCGTTCACGCCGAAACTCTCGGGGACGCCATCGACCGCTGGGACATCACCCGCACCAACAGCGAAAGCGTGCGTGAATTCTTCCGCGCCGCACCGGGCGGCATTCCGACCCAGGTTGCCTTCAGCCAAAACGCCCGTTGGGAAGAACTCGACACCGATCGTCAGAACGGTGTTATCCGCTCCGTTGAGCATCCCTTCTCCAAGGATGGCGGTCTCGCCGTTCTCAAGGGCAATCTGGCGCTGGACGGCTGCATCGTGAAGACGGCCGGCGTCGATGAATCGATCTTGAAATTCTCCGGTCCGGCCAGGGTCTTCGAAAGCCAGGACGCATCCGTCAAGGCCATCCTCAGCAACGAGATCAAGGCCGGCGACGTTGTCGTCATCCGCTATGAAGGCCCGAAGGGCGGCCCCGGCATGCAGGAAATGCTCTATCCGACGAGCTATCTGAAGTCGAAGGGCCTGGGCAAAGCCTGCGCGTTGATCACCGACGGCCGCTTCTCCGGCGGCACCTCTGGCCTCTCCATCGGCCACGTTTCGCCTGAAGCGGCAAACGGCGGCATGATCGGCCTGGTGCGCGAAGGCGACATGATCGATATCGACATCCCGAGCCGTACCATCAGCCTGCGCGTCGACGACAAGGAACTTGCCGCTCGCCGCGAAGCTCAGAACGCCAGCGGTTGGCATCCGGTCGAAGCACGCAAGCGCAATGTCACCACGGCGCTGAAGGCCTATGCTGCTTTCGCGACCAGCGCTGACCGGGGTGCTGTTAGAGATCTCGGCGGGAAGTAA
- a CDS encoding lysozyme inhibitor LprI family protein → MRSTSLAAIFLVTSLTAANTSQAASFNCESPNLQPDEKTICDNRALNDADVKMVTTFDLLSGLLAMGSRGTLQDEQTAWLKKRQACGADAACIKGAYDERLKALEETYKRINRPL, encoded by the coding sequence ATGCGATCAACCAGCCTTGCGGCAATCTTTCTCGTTACCTCTCTCACCGCGGCCAACACATCCCAGGCCGCGAGCTTCAATTGCGAGTCGCCGAACCTTCAGCCGGACGAGAAGACGATCTGCGATAACAGGGCGCTCAACGATGCCGACGTGAAGATGGTGACGACCTTCGACCTGCTCTCCGGCCTGCTGGCCATGGGCTCGCGCGGCACATTGCAGGACGAGCAGACAGCCTGGCTGAAGAAGCGGCAGGCCTGTGGCGCGGATGCCGCCTGCATCAAGGGCGCTTATGACGAGCGGCTGAAAGCGCTGGAGGAGACGTATAAGCGGATCAATCGGCCGCTATAA
- a CDS encoding DegQ family serine endoprotease, which yields MQVLLKRTAVSMIALIMTMPLSAEAQTAKSVPQSQMQMQLSFAPLVKQTAGAVVNVYAERMVQRQSPFAGDPFFEQFFGQRMPNRTEKQSSLGSGVIVEANGTVITNNHVVDGADDIKIALSDGREFPCDVVLKDDRVDLAVLKIKSKNQNFPVLPIGNSDAVEVGDLVLAIGNPFGVGQTVTSGIVSALARNQVKNQVGFFIQTDASINPGNSGGALTNMTGELIGLNTAIFSQGGGSNGIGFAIPANLVKVFLAAADRGDKTFDRPYIGASFEPVTSDVAEALGLDKVRGALVTKVVDGGPAAKAGLKAGEVVTAINNIPVEHPDALGYRLTTAGLGATVALTVLDNGKEHQESMTLAAAPESTPRNEKLIQGNNPFSGATVANLSPRVADELHLPADTNGVVVENLKADSPAERLGFAPKDIVVSVNGVAITSTDVLQQAVTGSPSFWRVEIERDGQRIRQFFR from the coding sequence ATGCAGGTCCTGCTGAAGCGCACCGCCGTTTCGATGATCGCCCTCATCATGACGATGCCGCTTTCCGCCGAGGCGCAGACTGCGAAGTCTGTGCCGCAGAGCCAGATGCAAATGCAGCTTTCGTTTGCGCCGCTTGTCAAGCAGACGGCCGGCGCCGTGGTCAATGTCTATGCCGAGCGGATGGTGCAGCGGCAGTCGCCCTTTGCTGGCGATCCCTTCTTCGAACAGTTCTTCGGCCAGCGCATGCCGAATCGCACCGAGAAGCAGTCTTCGCTAGGGTCCGGCGTGATCGTCGAGGCGAATGGCACGGTCATCACCAACAATCACGTCGTCGACGGCGCTGACGATATCAAGATCGCGCTGTCGGACGGCCGCGAATTTCCCTGCGACGTCGTGCTGAAGGATGATCGGGTCGATCTCGCCGTTCTGAAGATCAAATCCAAGAACCAGAACTTCCCCGTCCTGCCGATCGGCAATTCCGATGCCGTCGAAGTGGGCGATCTCGTGCTGGCGATCGGCAATCCCTTCGGCGTCGGCCAGACGGTGACGAGCGGCATCGTGTCGGCGCTTGCCCGCAACCAAGTGAAGAACCAAGTCGGTTTCTTCATCCAGACTGACGCTTCGATCAATCCTGGCAATTCCGGCGGCGCTTTGACGAACATGACGGGCGAGCTGATCGGCCTCAACACCGCAATCTTTTCCCAGGGCGGGGGCTCGAATGGCATCGGCTTTGCCATCCCCGCCAATCTGGTCAAGGTTTTCCTCGCAGCCGCCGATCGTGGCGACAAGACCTTCGATCGCCCCTATATCGGCGCTTCCTTCGAACCGGTGACATCAGACGTTGCCGAAGCGCTCGGGCTGGACAAGGTGCGCGGTGCGCTGGTGACCAAGGTGGTCGATGGTGGGCCTGCAGCGAAGGCTGGCCTGAAGGCCGGCGAGGTCGTCACGGCCATCAACAATATCCCGGTCGAGCATCCGGACGCGCTTGGCTATCGCCTGACGACGGCCGGCCTCGGCGCCACCGTTGCTTTGACCGTTCTCGACAATGGCAAAGAGCATCAGGAGAGCATGACGCTTGCCGCGGCACCGGAATCCACGCCGCGGAACGAGAAGCTGATCCAGGGCAACAATCCCTTCTCGGGTGCGACCGTCGCCAACCTCTCGCCGCGCGTCGCCGATGAACTGCACCTGCCGGCGGATACGAACGGTGTCGTCGTCGAGAACCTGAAGGCGGATTCGCCGGCCGAGCGCCTTGGCTTTGCGCCGAAGGATATCGTCGTTTCCGTCAATGGCGTCGCGATCACCTCGACGGACGTGCTGCAGCAGGCCGTTACTGGCAGTCCGAGCTTCTGGCGCGTCGAAATCGAGCGTGACGGCCAACGCATCCGGCAGTTCTTCCGATGA
- a CDS encoding replication-associated recombination protein A, with protein MSDDLFAPRIPEEVAKRRPLADRLRPQTLADVTGQPHLTGEDGALRRMIDSGSLGSMIFWGPPGTGKTTVARLLSGEAGLAFEQISAIFSGVADLKKVFETARLRRMDGRQTLLFVDEIHRFNRAQQDSFLPVMEDGTVILVGATTENPSFELNAALLSRARVLTFRPHDEESLEELLRRAETAEGRPLPLTEDARASLIRMADGDGRSVLTLAEEVWRAARKDELFDPDALVKIVQRRAPVYDKAQDGHYNLISALHKSVRGSDPDAALYYLARMFDAGEDPLYLGRRLVRMAVEDIGLADPQALVICNAAKDAYDYLGSPEGELALAEACVYLATAPKSNAVYTAFKAATQAAKQNGSLLPPKHILNAPTKLMRTEGYGDGYRYDHDEPDAFSGQNYFPEKMGRQTFYDPPERGFEREIRKRLDWWAKLRKERGEE; from the coding sequence ATGAGTGACGATCTGTTTGCACCAAGGATACCGGAGGAGGTCGCCAAGAGGCGGCCTCTTGCCGATCGTCTGCGGCCGCAAACCTTGGCCGATGTCACCGGCCAGCCACATCTGACGGGCGAGGACGGCGCGCTGCGGCGGATGATCGACTCCGGCTCGCTCGGCTCGATGATCTTCTGGGGGCCGCCCGGCACCGGCAAGACGACGGTGGCGCGGCTGCTATCGGGCGAGGCGGGCCTTGCCTTCGAGCAGATATCGGCAATCTTCTCCGGCGTTGCCGATCTGAAGAAGGTGTTCGAAACCGCGCGTCTGCGCCGCATGGATGGCCGCCAGACGCTGCTCTTCGTCGACGAGATCCATCGCTTCAACCGCGCCCAGCAGGATAGCTTCCTGCCCGTCATGGAGGACGGTACCGTCATTCTGGTCGGCGCGACCACCGAGAACCCGTCTTTCGAGCTGAATGCCGCTCTCCTGTCCCGCGCGCGCGTCCTGACATTTCGCCCGCATGACGAGGAAAGCCTGGAGGAGTTGCTGCGCCGCGCCGAGACGGCGGAGGGCCGGCCGCTGCCCTTGACCGAGGATGCTCGCGCCAGCCTCATCCGCATGGCCGATGGCGATGGCCGCTCCGTGCTGACGCTCGCCGAAGAAGTCTGGCGCGCCGCGCGCAAGGACGAGCTCTTCGATCCCGATGCGCTGGTCAAAATCGTGCAGCGCCGTGCGCCGGTCTACGACAAGGCGCAGGACGGCCACTACAATCTGATTTCGGCTCTGCATAAGTCGGTGCGCGGCTCTGACCCCGACGCGGCGCTCTACTATCTCGCTCGCATGTTCGATGCCGGCGAAGACCCGCTATATCTTGGAAGGCGGCTGGTGCGCATGGCGGTGGAGGATATCGGCCTTGCCGATCCGCAGGCGCTGGTCATCTGCAACGCTGCCAAGGACGCCTATGACTATCTGGGGTCGCCGGAAGGTGAATTGGCGCTGGCGGAAGCCTGCGTCTATCTCGCCACCGCCCCGAAGTCGAACGCCGTCTATACCGCCTTCAAGGCTGCCACACAGGCTGCCAAGCAGAACGGCTCGCTGCTGCCGCCCAAGCATATCCTCAATGCGCCGACGAAGCTGATGCGCACGGAGGGTTACGGCGACGGTTATCGCTATGATCACGACGAGCCCGATGCTTTTTCAGGCCAGAATTATTTTCCGGAGAAAATGGGCCGTCAGACCTTCTATGATCCGCCCGAGCGTGGTTTCGAGCGCGAAATCCGCAAGCGGCTGGATTGGTGGGCAAAGCTGCGCAAGGAGCGTGGTGAAGAGTAG
- a CDS encoding DUF1883 domain-containing protein, with protein sequence MSKPAFRYSHYDLNEQRAGTVIEITLSAIANVRLMNSSNFERFTETLKHQFLGGVAKKSPIRLSIPESGHWHLVVDMEGHNGMAESSVKMIDKAPAPRIQKAASENITAR encoded by the coding sequence ATGTCGAAGCCTGCCTTCCGTTACAGCCACTATGATCTCAACGAGCAGCGCGCCGGAACCGTGATCGAAATCACGCTGTCGGCCATCGCCAATGTCCGGTTGATGAACAGCTCGAATTTCGAGCGCTTTACGGAAACTCTGAAGCACCAGTTCCTTGGCGGCGTCGCCAAGAAATCGCCCATCCGGCTGTCCATTCCCGAGTCGGGCCATTGGCATCTGGTGGTCGATATGGAAGGCCATAACGGCATGGCGGAATCGAGCGTCAAGATGATCGACAAGGCCCCCGCGCCGCGCATACAGAAGGCCGCCTCGGAAAACATCACCGCTCGGTGA
- the dapA gene encoding 4-hydroxy-tetrahydrodipicolinate synthase, with amino-acid sequence MQRRIGGAITALVTPFRGGAIDTVGLMAHVEWQLLSGIDGLLACSLTGEGPALTEAERVRIIEICVELAEGKVPVIVATGTNDTAATIKETRQAQKLGADAAFVTLPYYSKPSQKGVVHHFEQLAGSTDLPLIIHNLPAHTAIDLMPATIARLAEIPTIIGIADGSGDVARVGAWRALLPERIALYSAHDASALAFTMAGGRGSFSSAANIAPRLFHSMQLSAGCDHMAAARLIDDRLRLLFKALAREPEPATVKHALSLMRHMSPDVRLPLTGVETETDTVIQATMALLQAGCHRHAPSPLTFRLGL; translated from the coding sequence TTGCAAAGGCGCATCGGCGGCGCGATCACGGCACTCGTCACGCCATTTCGCGGCGGTGCGATCGATACCGTCGGCCTGATGGCGCATGTGGAATGGCAATTGCTAAGCGGCATCGACGGTTTGCTTGCCTGCTCTTTGACCGGTGAAGGACCTGCGCTAACCGAAGCAGAGCGGGTGCGGATCATCGAGATCTGCGTCGAGCTGGCGGAGGGCAAGGTCCCCGTCATCGTCGCCACCGGTACCAATGACACGGCGGCGACGATCAAGGAGACGCGGCAAGCCCAGAAACTCGGCGCCGACGCCGCTTTCGTCACTCTTCCCTATTATTCCAAGCCAAGCCAGAAGGGCGTAGTCCATCACTTCGAGCAGTTGGCGGGCAGCACCGATCTGCCGCTGATCATCCATAACCTGCCTGCCCATACCGCCATCGACCTGATGCCGGCGACAATCGCGCGGCTGGCGGAAATCCCGACCATCATCGGCATTGCCGACGGCAGCGGCGACGTCGCCCGCGTCGGCGCATGGCGTGCTTTGCTGCCGGAAAGGATCGCGCTCTATTCGGCCCATGATGCGAGCGCCCTCGCCTTCACCATGGCCGGCGGACGCGGTTCGTTTTCAAGCGCCGCCAACATCGCGCCGCGGCTTTTCCATTCCATGCAGCTATCGGCCGGATGCGACCATATGGCGGCGGCACGGCTGATCGACGATCGGCTTCGGTTGTTGTTCAAGGCGCTTGCGCGCGAACCCGAACCGGCGACGGTAAAGCATGCCCTTTCTCTGATGCGGCACATGAGCCCGGACGTGCGCCTGCCGCTAACCGGCGTCGAGACCGAGACGGATACGGTGATCCAGGCGACGATGGCGTTACTTCAAGCTGGCTGCCATAGACACGCGCCCTCGCCGCTGACTTTCCGCCTGGGATTATAA
- a CDS encoding 2-dehydropantoate 2-reductase: MASPSLKTICVYGAGALGGAIAAKLALGLRGQATVSVVARGGHLEGIRADGLRVWEAQAESPLVAQVTATDDPAELPPQDLVITGLKGHQLGAAAPGLARLLHAGTRVVMVLNGIPWWYFHRDRLSGHAERQMEELDPNGDLWRLIGPERVIGCVAYQGAEVINPGEIKLSNNGHFVLGEPSGEATGDIEAIAALLKQGGINASVSPRIRDEIWSKLMGNAAFNPISALTRALMSDIMGNPALSVMVGQVMNEVQAVAEALGARLAISVEERLERSRQIGPVRTSMLQDLLAGKALEITPLVGMVVSLGKLTGVATPTSATILALVTELERQNLRAAG; this comes from the coding sequence ATGGCATCCCCTTCCCTCAAAACTATCTGCGTCTATGGCGCAGGTGCGCTCGGCGGTGCAATTGCGGCGAAACTGGCTTTGGGATTGAGGGGGCAGGCAACTGTTTCTGTCGTGGCGCGCGGCGGGCATTTGGAAGGCATTCGTGCGGATGGCTTGCGGGTCTGGGAGGCCCAGGCAGAGAGCCCGCTCGTGGCACAGGTGACCGCAACCGACGATCCGGCGGAACTGCCGCCACAGGACCTGGTGATAACGGGGCTGAAGGGCCACCAGCTCGGCGCGGCAGCCCCTGGACTTGCCAGGCTCCTGCATGCCGGGACGCGCGTCGTAATGGTCCTGAACGGCATACCCTGGTGGTATTTTCATCGGGATCGGCTAAGCGGTCATGCCGAGCGGCAGATGGAGGAGCTCGATCCGAATGGCGATCTCTGGCGGTTGATCGGGCCTGAGCGCGTTATCGGCTGCGTCGCCTATCAAGGCGCCGAGGTCATCAATCCCGGCGAGATCAAGCTCAGCAACAACGGCCATTTCGTTCTCGGAGAGCCCTCTGGCGAGGCGACTGGCGACATCGAAGCGATCGCAGCTCTCTTGAAGCAAGGCGGGATCAATGCCTCGGTCTCGCCGCGCATTCGCGACGAGATCTGGAGCAAGCTGATGGGCAATGCCGCCTTCAATCCGATCAGCGCCCTGACACGGGCGCTGATGTCCGACATCATGGGCAATCCGGCTCTGTCGGTCATGGTCGGCCAGGTGATGAACGAGGTGCAGGCGGTTGCGGAAGCCCTGGGTGCGCGTCTGGCGATTTCCGTCGAAGAACGTCTCGAACGCTCCCGCCAGATCGGCCCGGTACGCACGTCTATGTTGCAGGATCTACTGGCCGGCAAGGCGCTGGAAATCACGCCGCTGGTCGGCATGGTCGTCTCGCTTGGCAAGCTCACCGGTGTCGCGACGCCGACCTCGGCGACAATCCTGGCGCTGGTGACGGAGTTGGAGCGGCAGAACTTGCGGGCGGCGGGATAA